In the Deinococcus planocerae genome, CGCCGAGGAGTTGCTGGGCCACCCGCACGAGTTCGTCCTCGCCAAGGGGACGGAAGCGGATCACGTCGTCGAGGCGGTCGAGGAATTCGGGCGTGAAGATGTGCCGCAGCGGCGCGTTGTTGTCGGGCGTCACGGGCGAGAAGCCAACTGTGGGGTTGACGTTGAAGCCCGTGTTGCTCGTCATGATGATGATCGTGCGGCGGAAGTCCACCGTGCGGCCCAGGCCGTCGGTCAGCCGACCGTCGTCGAGCACCTGGAGGAAGGTGTTGTAGATGTCGGGGTGCGCCTTCTCGATCTCGTCGAGCAAGATCACCGAGAAGGGCTGGCGGCGCACGGCTTCCGTCAGGCGCCCGCCCTGCTCGTAGCCCACGTACCCGGGAGGGGACCCGATCAGTTTGGAGATCGAATGCGACTCCTGGAACTCGCTCATGTCCACCCGGATCAGCGACCGCTCCGAGCCGAAGAGGGTGCGCGAGAGTGCCCGCGCGAGGTGCGTCTTGCCCACGCCGCTGGGGCCCACGAAGAGGAAGCTGGCCGAGACGCGGGTGCGTCCACCCAAACCGACCCGGGCCCGCCGCAGGGCGCTGGAGAGCGCTTTGATCGCTTCCGGCTGCCCGTACACCTGGTCGGTGAGCTGGTCTTCGAGGTCGCTGAGCTGGGCCGCCGACTCCTCGGAGTAGACGCCCCCCATCGAGTTGATCACGCTCTCGATGTCCTCGCGGGCGACCATCGGCTCGCCGTCCTCGGTCTCGGTGATGGGGAGGCCCACGCTCATGTTCAACCGGACCCGGCTCGCCGCCTCGTCGATCAGGTCGATGGCCTTGTCGGGAAAGTTGCGACCCGGCAGGCTGCGCTCGCCGATGCGCACCGCGAGTTCGAGCGCCTGGTCGGGAATCTGGACCCCGTGGTGCTCCTCGTAGCGGTGACGCAGGCCCCGCAGGATTTGCAATGTCTCGGCGGGGCTGGGCTCCAGCACGATCACCGGCTGGAAGCGGCGCTCCAGGGCGGCGTCCTTCTCGATGTAGCGGTGGTACTCGCCCGTGGTCGTCGCGCCGATGACCTGAATCTCACCGCGAGAGAGGGCGGGCTTGAGGATGTTCGCGGCGTCGAGGGTCCCCTCCGCGCCGCCCGCCCCGACGAGGGTGTGCAGCTCGTCGATGAAGGCCATCACCTTGGCGTTACGGAGTTCCTCGATGATCTGGCGCAGCCGCTCCTCGAACTCGCCCCGGTACTTCGTGCCCGCGACGACGCCCGAGAGGTCGAGGCTGACCAGCCGCACGTCGTGCAGG is a window encoding:
- a CDS encoding ATP-dependent Clp protease ATP-binding subunit — translated: MNRYDDRARLVSHSAREEGNRLGHAMVGPEHLLLGLMREGGTAATILSEFGASLDGLRRRVEEIIGRGEGSRLNDAPSITPRARRVMELASAEARSLGAQVTSTEHILLGIIREGDGVAFRILQELTKDVDTIRWRVLAQGEGHGSGKPAKPVATPFLDEYGRDLTKQAREGKLDPVIGRSEEIRRVTQILTRRTKNNPVLIGDPGVGKTAIVEGLALAIHEKRTPPNLHDVRLVSLDLSGVVAGTKYRGEFEERLRQIIEELRNAKVMAFIDELHTLVGAGGAEGTLDAANILKPALSRGEIQVIGATTTGEYHRYIEKDAALERRFQPVIVLEPSPAETLQILRGLRHRYEEHHGVQIPDQALELAVRIGERSLPGRNFPDKAIDLIDEAASRVRLNMSVGLPITETEDGEPMVAREDIESVINSMGGVYSEESAAQLSDLEDQLTDQVYGQPEAIKALSSALRRARVGLGGRTRVSASFLFVGPSGVGKTHLARALSRTLFGSERSLIRVDMSEFQESHSISKLIGSPPGYVGYEQGGRLTEAVRRQPFSVILLDEIEKAHPDIYNTFLQVLDDGRLTDGLGRTVDFRRTIIIMTSNTGFNVNPTVGFSPVTPDNNAPLRHIFTPEFLDRLDDVIRFRPLGEDELVRVAQQLLGEMREELASRELTVTFDPAIAAWLVSKLKSRSPKHAVGSSRQLRTLVREEIEDPLALELIGNAGEELRVVLGQEGVQFERGTTAPPQILA